A section of the Neorhodopirellula lusitana genome encodes:
- a CDS encoding TIGR03643 family protein: MTISETDQLTRGQVDRVIMMAWEDRTSFDAIREQFGLTPGDVIKLMRCELSLNSFKMWRRRTQGRSTKHEAKFVETNAGDQMRRFRAQSQRG; encoded by the coding sequence ATGACCATATCTGAAACTGATCAGCTAACACGCGGCCAAGTCGACCGCGTCATCATGATGGCGTGGGAGGATCGCACCAGCTTTGATGCCATCCGTGAACAGTTTGGTTTAACGCCCGGCGACGTGATCAAGCTGATGCGGTGCGAGTTGTCATTAAACTCGTTCAAGATGTGGCGAAGGCGAACTCAAGGGCGGAGCACCAAGCACGAGGCCAAGTTTGTTGAGACCAACGCCGGAGATCAAATGCGTCGCTTTCGGGCTCAATCTCAGCGGGGCTGA
- a CDS encoding CHAD domain-containing protein: MSTPTANPSNASAAKSKVSSRAGDRIEDAARGMIQLRVCWVMHWLSLAGRDVPDSLEPVHQLRVWSRRTLASLHTFAEFLPPRELKWFEKQMNRVRRAAGDARDLDVLLESGKAKHGSQRKRIRRQFKRERRHAQRPIWRLRKKLIVKKRLREHLDAMLTAIASDDDRSRSDDSLQAWAEVQVTRATEELLSAVPSDFSNFGAWHQLRIKAKQMRYTLELFTDILPKARTQSFAQVVEEIQDRLGVINDHVVLSKRLKKMQAEAARRSRAQKFRKLARHEREVANDLLGDFISDWGKMESLLRKT, translated from the coding sequence ATGAGTACTCCCACTGCGAATCCCTCAAACGCCTCTGCTGCAAAGAGCAAGGTTTCATCCCGCGCCGGCGATCGAATCGAAGATGCGGCCCGAGGGATGATTCAGTTGCGAGTGTGCTGGGTCATGCATTGGTTGTCCTTGGCAGGCCGGGATGTTCCTGATTCGCTGGAACCGGTGCATCAACTTCGTGTTTGGTCACGTCGCACATTGGCCTCGCTTCATACCTTCGCGGAGTTCCTACCACCAAGGGAATTGAAGTGGTTTGAAAAGCAAATGAATCGGGTTCGCCGGGCCGCTGGCGATGCACGCGACCTGGATGTGCTGTTGGAAAGCGGCAAGGCAAAGCACGGATCGCAGCGGAAGAGAATTCGTCGTCAATTCAAACGGGAGCGTCGTCATGCGCAGCGTCCGATTTGGCGTTTAAGGAAGAAGCTGATTGTGAAAAAACGTTTGCGTGAACATCTTGATGCGATGTTGACTGCAATCGCCTCCGACGATGATCGATCGCGTTCGGATGACTCTCTCCAGGCCTGGGCGGAAGTTCAGGTCACGCGGGCGACCGAAGAGTTGCTTTCAGCAGTGCCCTCCGATTTCTCTAATTTCGGAGCCTGGCACCAGTTGCGAATTAAGGCGAAGCAGATGCGTTACACGTTAGAACTGTTCACAGACATTTTGCCGAAGGCTCGCACCCAATCCTTCGCCCAAGTGGTTGAGGAAATTCAGGATCGGTTGGGCGTGATTAACGATCACGTCGTCTTGAGCAAGCGTTTAAAGAAGATGCAGGCCGAAGCGGCTAGACGATCGCGAGCCCAGAAATTCCGAAAGCTGGCACGACACGAACGTGAAGTTGCCAACGACCTTCTAGGGGATTTCATCAGTGACTGGGGCAAGATGGAATCGCTTCTGCGCAAAACTTAG
- a CDS encoding glycosyltransferase, translating to MSSAAIPSTAMKWAFVSTLGFPPERTGGAQQSVMALCRALQATGDTTAIACAHQEWTPPGLLSRRPLIRYLVPNAPSRRQHDGVDQWRFRRFDETGWDAWAVAIRRWLARFAPDVVVVDAGLTRDIAALLASDYRTLVSLRDVEFQAQSRLASPTPFPSNATYFANSEFTAGRFREAFDLPCAVIHPAVEQRQFVRTAPDEGERILFINPDPRKGWALTLELIRQLPQFDFRIQESWPLSSETHAAVQAEISKHPNAVFHPTVADVRDAFQDARCLIVPSNWEEAWGRVVTEAQIYGIPVVAREIGGLPESVGDGGLVLPVDTDVRGWADAITSVMTDDGLRDDLIRRGKTHVDTHLASPAAQVRQLRDLAGVSNSPLC from the coding sequence ATGTCGTCCGCCGCAATCCCATCGACCGCGATGAAGTGGGCGTTTGTCTCCACGCTCGGTTTTCCTCCTGAACGCACCGGCGGTGCTCAGCAATCGGTGATGGCTTTGTGCCGCGCATTGCAGGCGACTGGTGACACGACAGCGATCGCGTGCGCCCATCAGGAATGGACGCCCCCGGGCCTGTTGAGTCGCCGTCCGCTGATCCGCTACCTCGTACCCAATGCTCCGAGTCGACGCCAACACGATGGGGTGGATCAGTGGCGGTTTCGGCGGTTTGATGAAACAGGCTGGGATGCTTGGGCGGTCGCGATCCGGCGTTGGCTCGCGAGGTTCGCTCCCGATGTGGTGGTGGTGGATGCAGGACTGACTCGCGACATCGCTGCGTTGTTGGCCTCGGACTACCGGACATTGGTCTCACTGCGTGATGTGGAGTTTCAAGCTCAAAGCCGATTGGCGTCACCGACGCCGTTCCCCTCCAACGCCACTTACTTTGCCAATTCCGAGTTCACCGCTGGCCGTTTTCGAGAAGCCTTCGACCTTCCTTGTGCCGTCATTCACCCCGCCGTTGAGCAGCGTCAGTTCGTTCGCACTGCGCCTGATGAAGGCGAACGAATTCTGTTCATCAATCCCGATCCGCGAAAGGGTTGGGCGTTAACGCTCGAATTGATTCGCCAGCTTCCACAGTTCGACTTTCGTATCCAGGAGTCGTGGCCGCTATCCAGCGAAACGCATGCCGCCGTGCAAGCCGAGATCAGCAAGCATCCGAACGCAGTGTTCCACCCCACCGTCGCGGATGTGCGAGACGCGTTCCAAGATGCTCGTTGTCTCATCGTTCCTAGCAATTGGGAAGAAGCTTGGGGCCGCGTTGTGACGGAGGCCCAAATCTACGGAATCCCCGTTGTCGCCCGCGAGATCGGTGGTTTGCCGGAATCCGTGGGCGATGGGGGCTTGGTTCTGCCGGTCGACACCGATGTCAGGGGATGGGCAGACGCGATCACATCGGTCATGACCGACGATGGTCTCCGCGATGATCTGATCCGTCGCGGAAAGACTCACGTCGACACGCACTTGGCATCGCCTGCCGCGCAAGTCCGCCAGTTGCGGGACCTTGCTGGCGTTTCGAATTCGCCCCTGTGCTGA